The Juglans microcarpa x Juglans regia isolate MS1-56 chromosome 2S, Jm3101_v1.0, whole genome shotgun sequence genome has a window encoding:
- the LOC121251987 gene encoding 2-alkenal reductase (NADP(+)-dependent)-like codes for MATTVVESKEWYMAAYAPEGVLTSDHLKLRSVTLSVAGDSIPDGHAVIETLFISVDPYQRTRMTGMQDGLYFSQFNLDEVITASSIGRVIRSKDNNYKEGDIVLNPFSPIADYCVVPSKSLIRKIDPTSGVPLPDYLSSLGVPGFAAWVGIEMLGEPKAGSNVFVSAAAGAVGMYAGQLAKLKGCRVVGSTGSDEKVKIIKDDFGYDDAFNYKKETDLDATLRKYFPDGIDIYFDNVGGEMLEAVLNHVNKHARIPICGMISQYKKKWTDRHGVRNLLNMVGKEIRMEGFLVGSYLDRFGDFAKEMESYIKEGKISSKYTIYHGIESYLESLGSLFTSSNIGKVVIEFK; via the exons aTGGCTACTACTGTGGTAGAGAGCAAAGAATGGTACATGGCAGCCTATGCACCAGAAGGAGTTCTGACCTCCGATCATCTCAAACTCCGGTCTGTGACTCTCTCCGTTGCCGGAGATTCCATACCAGATGGTCATGCCGTTATCGAGACCCTATTTATCTCCGTAGATCCCTACCAACGAACCAGAATGACCGGCATGCAAGACGGGCTTTACTTCTCCCAGTTCAACCTTGACGAG GTAATCACTGCATCTTCAATTGGAAGAGTAATTAGGTCGAAGGACAATAATTACAAAGAGGGTGACATTGTCCTTAATCCTTTCTCTCCGATTGCCGACTATTGTGTCGTACCGTCCAAGTCGTTAATACGAAAGATTGATCCAACATCTGGGGTTCCACTGCCAGATTATCTCAGTTCTCTGG GGGTACCGGGATTTGCCGCATGGGTGGGGATAGAAATGTTGGGAGAGCCAAAGGCAGGGTCGAATGTGTTTGTTTCAGCTGCGGCTGGAGCGGTCGGAATGTATGCCGGACAATTGGCTAAGCTCAAAGGTTGCAGGGTTGTTGGCAGCACCGGGTCAGATGAGAAG GTAAAAATCATAAAGGATGATTTTGGATATGACGATGCATTCAACTACAAGAAGGAAACTGATTTAGATGCTACTTTAAGAAA GTACTTCCCTGATGGCATCGATATATATTTTGACAATGTTGGTGGCGAAATGCTTGAGGCTGTGCTCAACCACGTTAACAAGCATGCACGGATCCCAATATGCGGCATGATATCTCAATATAAGAAG AAATGGACAGACAGACATGGGGTAAGAAATCTCCTGAATATGGTAGGTAAAGAGATAAGGATGGAAGGGTTTTTGGTGGGTTCATATTTGGATCGTTTTGGGGATTTTGCAAAGGAAATGGAGAGCTACATAAAAGAGGGCAAGATTAGTTCTAAGTACACAATCTACCATGGAATAGAGAGCTACTTGGAGAGCTTAGGCTCCCTCTTCACAAGCTCTAATATTGGGAAAGTTGTGATTGAATTCAAATGA